A part of Gambusia affinis linkage group LG21, SWU_Gaff_1.0, whole genome shotgun sequence genomic DNA contains:
- the LOC122824216 gene encoding suppressor of cytokine signaling 6: MKKISLKTIRKSLNIKGKEEGDFVMLQQPSVTTEFSKEESLFGGCYTKDLSGCDLGCEDEKGGQNKSRSKSEGLMGSLKRRLSAKQKAKAKGGSSALCSADDDDNFSSSSVPISNEVKAQRPHRSSSLRSHHYSPSPWPLRPVNSDEACIKMEVKVKAMVHSPCPSPTLNGVHKEFHNFQMEGLFQDQAESIKYLQQPQNGELHLNIDENDVPVVLGLTPQDYIQYTMPSDDGMYPEGSHSFCLDSSTPMEVVTEADSRSLHTEQGQDEHELVNGMPADLFMETSVNSILLGSAGMVLQSSRVEVPPPLSPLLPPMTSNGHIPRTFSSFSSTDSQVAERVRHHLNFDPNSAPGVSRVYDSVQSSGPMVVTSLTEELKKLARQGWYWGPITRWEAEEKLINLADGSFLVRDSSDDRYLLSLSFRSQSKTLHTRIEHSNGRFSFYEQPDVEGHTSIVDLIEHSIRDSENGAFCYSRSRLPGSATYPVRLTNPVSRFMQVRSLQYLCRFVIRQYTRIDLIQKLPLPNKMKDYLQEKHY, encoded by the coding sequence ATGAAGAAGATAAGCCTTAAGACGATCCGCAAGTCCCTCAACATAAAGGGCAAAGAGGAGGGTGACTTTGTCATGCTCCAGCAGCCTTCAGTGACAACAGAGTTTTCTAAGGAGGAATCACTTTTTGGAGGCTGCTACACCAAAGACCTTTCAGGGTGTGATCTTGGTTGTGAGGACGAGAAAGGAGGCCAAAATAAAAGTCGATCGAAGAGTGAGGGCCTAATGGGTTCGTTAAAGAGGAGGCTGTCTGCCAAACAAAAGGCAAAAGCAAAAGGTGGCTCTTCGGCTTTGTGTTCGGCAGATGACGATGACAACTTTTCGTCATCTTCTGTGCCCATCAGCAATGAAGTAAAAGCCCAGAGACCCCACAGATCCTCATCCTTGCGAAGTCACCATTACAGCCCCTCACCGTGGCCTCTGCGACCGGTCAACTCTGACGAGGCATGCATCAAGATGGAGGTAAAGGTTAAAGCCATGGTCCACTCTCCTTGCCCGAGTCCCACCTTAAATGGTGTTCATAAAGAATTTCATAACTTCCAGATGGAAGGGCTCTTTCAGGACCAAGCAGAGTCCATAAAGTATCTCCAACAACCACAAAACGGTGAGCTGCATCTAAACATCGATGAAAATGATGTGCCTGTGGTGCTGGGGTTGACGCCCCAGGACTATATCCAGTACACAATGCCTTCAGATGATGGAATGTACCCAGAAGGGTCCCACTCCTTTTGCCTAGATAGTTCTACTCCCATGGAGGTAGTGACAGAGGCAGACAGCAGGTCCCTCCACACGGAGCAGGGACAGGATGAGCATGAACTAGTTAATGGGATGCCTGCGGACCTCTTTATGGAAACTTCAGTTAATAGTATTCTTTTAGGTTCTGCTGGTATGGTGCTCCAAAGTTCTCGGGTGGAAGTTCCACCTCCCCTCAGCCCCCTTCTGCCACCCATGACAAGTAACGGACACATCCCTAGGACTTTTTCCAGCTTCAGCTCTACAGACAGCCAGGTAGCTGAGAGAGTAAGACACCACCTCAACTTTGACCCAAATTCAGCTCCTGGAGTCAGTCGAGTGTACGATTCAGTCCAGAGCAGCGGACCGATGGTCGTGACCAGTCTAACTGAGGAGCTTAAAAAGCTTGCAAGGCAGGGCTGGTACTGGGGTCCAATCACACGGTGGGAGGCGGAGGAGAAGCTGATCAACTTGGCCGATGGTTCGTTCCTGGTCAGAGACAGCTCAGACGACAGGTACCTGCTCAGCCTGAGTTTCCGATCGCAGAGCAAAACCCTTCACACACGCATCGAACACTCCAACGGACGCTTCAGCTTCTACGAGCAGCCTGATGTCGAGGGTCACACATCAATCGTTGATTTAATTGAACACTCCATTAGAGACTCAGAAAATGGAGCCTTTTGTTATTCCAGGTCTCGCCTTCCAGGGTCTGCAACCTACCCCGTCAGACTAACCAACCCAGTATCTCGGTTTATGCAAGTGCGGTCTCTGCAGTATCTTTGCCGCTTTGTCATTAGGCAATACACAAGGATAGACCTCATCCAGAAACTGCCCTTACCCAACAAGATGAAAGATTACCTACAGGAGAAGCACTACTGA